From the Malus domestica chromosome 17, GDT2T_hap1 genome, one window contains:
- the LOC103420773 gene encoding uncharacterized protein, whose translation MWHLLLLPSLHMIRQERRAYKSVFVLAGSCQPPYKGKLYEVEIRQGSEGTGGATHIAKQPVARFFDQEGLLFSRQAVLHGASICSPSTPSKLYMLLNNLPMPLGPPPSMTPDSLKGYVYDTQSMSWGTFRSPKSSKPIGTMIAAYGKLYYLASPACLVYEMPSPPFERYDPGADRWETLPILPSKPVYCEEIVGYAVCCGYILVSLYGSKGFRFMAFHVTREKWYPVKSEVPRRDRCGYPFRGRAVVVGDSIYASSNRYGDVIEFNFNSTTYSVSRPLTLPGLKCHTESVHCDPTRRRTDYFVHLGGSDFCLVQTAMESCRSDCQPLWVTTFRIVVASGGGSYIETLHSTACDVDIGGASFHIRYSFAKDEECDGVGPVEEENGSASDADAEDYGFSPDEDESNSEETSGEDDEDDKDYMK comes from the exons ATGTGGCATTTACTACTGTTGCCCAGCTTGCACATGATAAGGCAGGAGAGAAGAGCTTATAAATCTGTGTTTGTATTGGCGGGATCTTGTCAACCCCCATATAAGGGCAAGTTATATGAAGTCGAAATCCGTCAAGGATCAGAAGGAACAGGAGGAGCCACTCACATTGCTAAACAACCCGTGGCCAGGTTTTTTGATCAAGAGGGTTTGCTGTTCTCGCGTCAAGCTGTCTTGCACGGTGCGAGCATCTGCAGCCCCTCAACTCCCTCCAAGTTATACATGTTGCTAAATAACCTACCCATGCCCCTTGGCCCCCCTCCCTCCATGACACCCGACTCATTGAAGGGATATGTTTATGACACACAGAGTATGTCATGGGGTACGTTCAGGTCCCCCAAGTCATCTAAGCCAATTGGAACCATGATTGCTGCGTATGGAAAGCTTTATTATCTTGCAAGTCCAGCATGCCTCGTATATGAGATGCCATCTCCACCCTTTGAGCGATATGATCCCGGCGCAGACCGTTGGGAGACTCTCCCAATTCTACCCTCCAAACCTGTGTATTGTGAGGAGATAGTTGGTTATGCCGTATGCTGCGGTTATATTTTGGTTTCATTATATGGCAGCAAAGGATTTAGATTCATGGCATTTCACGTAACTCGAGAAAAATGGTACCCTGTAAAGTCAGAAGTACCTCGTCGTGACCGGTGCGGTTATCCTTTCCGGGGGAGGGCCGTGGTTGTGGGCGATAGCATCTATGCCTCGTCCAACAGATATGGCGACGTTATAGAGTTCAACTTCAATTCTACTACCTATTCGGTGAGCAGGCCATTGACGTTGCCAGGTTTGAAATGCCACACAGAGTCTGTGCATTGCGACCCTACTAGAAGGCGAACGGATTATTTCGTTCACCTGGGGGGTTCAGACTTTTGCCTTGTCCAGACTGCCATGGAGAGCTGCAGAAGTGATTGTCAACCACTGTGGGTCACCACGTTCCGAATCGTCGTTGCAAGTGGAGGAGGAAGCTATATCGAGACCTTGCATTCAACGGCATGTGATGTGGACATCGGCGGGGCTAGTTTCCATATTAGGTACAGCTTTGCAaa AGACGAGGAGTGCGATGGTGTTGGACCCGTAGAAGAGGAAAATGGTTCGGCCTCTGATGCAGATGCAGAAGACTACGGTTTTTCACCGGATGAAGACGAATCGAACAGCGAG GAGACAAGTGGGGAAGATGACGAAGATGATAAAGATTATATGAAATAG
- the LOC103405882 gene encoding ADP-ribosylation factor-like protein 8c: protein MGLLDSFLNWLRSLFFKQEMELSLVGLQNAGKTSLLNAIATGGYSEDMIPTVGFNMRKVTKGNVTIKVWDLGGQRRFRSMWERYCRGVSVIVYVVDAADRDSVPIARSELHDLLMKPSLSRIPLLVLGNKIDKSEALSKQALVDQLGLDSITDKEVCCYMISCKDSVNIDVVIDWLIKHSKTAK, encoded by the exons ATGGGTTTGCTGGATTCCTTCCTCAATTGGCTCCGCAG CTTATTTTTTAAACAGGAAATGGAACTTTCACTAGTAGGGCTTCAGAATGCAGGAAAGACATCTCTTTTAAATGCCATTGCT ACAGGGGGCTACAGTGAGGACATGATTCCAACC GTTGGATTCAACATGCGAAAAGTAACCAAGGGAAACGTGACAATTAAGGTTTGGGACCTTGGAGGGCAAAGAAGGTTCCGCTCAATGTGGGAGCGTTACTGTCGTGGCGTCTCTGTAATTGT CTATGTAGTTGATGCTGCTGACAGAGACAGTGTTCCAATAGCTCGAAGTGAGCTGCACGACCTCTTGATGAAACCTTCTTTAAGCAGGATTCCGTTACTTGTTCTTGGCAACAAAATCGACAAGTCTGAGGCTCTTTCCAAGCAAGCATTGGTTGATCAGCT AGGCCTTGATTCAATCACGGACAAAGAAGTATGCTGCTATATGATTTCATGCAAGGACTCCGTAAACATAGACGTCGTCATTGATTGGCTTAtcaaacactccaaaacagcaaaATGA